One genomic window of Arachis stenosperma cultivar V10309 chromosome 10, arast.V10309.gnm1.PFL2, whole genome shotgun sequence includes the following:
- the LOC130957526 gene encoding F-box/LRR-repeat protein 4-like, with protein MMKLGDDELTLILSHLQDPHDRTSFSEVCKRFLTIHALTRTSIRLIEPDSLHSLLPRFPNLTHFHCSAPLSDNNLLFISKTCPNLKTLNLSFRPSSLRRTFRHFSHRAISSLASRCRLLSAVSLRRRTGVADAGVTAICAASNHLRHLDLGRCSLVGDGALEAIGRLNSLQVLNLEGCSLVTDLGLGFLASGPLTKTLKVLVLVECDRITDTGVSNLKIFSSLEELNLAECGPKVTDVGCVAVFEAVTGLKKVNLSWLVNVTDAAVVAMAEHGQKLVAVNLTGCELVSGVGIKAFEGHGCLESLVIPGCHYTSASDLECAVLGCKSLKYVELDKGLMFWLPLETQEKISRFCDLGWS; from the coding sequence atgatgaagctaGGGGACGACGAACTCACCTTAATCCTGAGCCATCTCCAAGACCCCCATGATAGAACCTCCTTCTCCGAAGTCTGCAAGCGCTTCCTCACAATACACGCTCTCACACGAACCTCCATTCGCCTCATCGAACCAGATTCCCTCCATTCTCTTCTCCCGAGGTTCCCCAACCTCACCCACTTCCACTGCTCCGCCCCTCTCTCCGACAATAACCTCCTTTTCATCTCAAAAACATGCCCCAACCTCAAAACTCTCAACCTCTCCTTTCGTCCCTCCTCCCTCCGCCGCACCTTCCGCCACTTCTCGCACCGCGCCATTTCCTCCCTCGCTTCTCGATGCCGCCTCTTGTCCGCGGTTTCACTCCGTCGGAGAACCGGTGTTGCTGATGCTGGTGTCACCGCGATCTGCGCCGCTTCGAACCACCTGAGACACCTAGACCTGGGGCGGTGCTCCCTCGTCGGAGACGGCGCGCTTGAGGCGATCGGGCGCTTGAATTCTCTCCAAGTTTTGAACTTGGAGGGTTGTTCGTTAGTTACGGATCTTGGGTTAGGGTTTTTAGCTTCTGGGCCATTGACCAAAACTCTCAAAGTTTTGGTTCTTGTGGAGTGCGATAGAATCACCGACACTGGGGTTtccaatttgaaaattttttccTCTCTGGAGGAGCTGAATCTTGCGGAGTGTGGGCCCAAGGTGACGGATGTTGGTTGCGTGGCGGTTTTCGAGGCGGTTACTGGGCTAAAAAAGGTGAATTTGTCATGGCTTGTTAACGTTACTGATGCTGCGGTGGTTGCGATGGCGGAGCACGGGCAGAAGCTGGTGGCGGTGAACTTGACAGGGTGTGAGTTGGTGAGTGGGGTTGGGATTAAGGCATTTGAGGGACATGGATGTTTGGAGTCTCTGGTGATCCCTGGTTGCCACTACACAAGTGCCAGTGATTTAGAATGTGCGGTTCTTGGATGCAAATCTTTGAAGTATGTTGAGCTTGATAAGGGGCTTATGTTTTGGTTGCCATTGGAGACACAAGAGAAAATTTCTAGGTTCTGTGACTTAGGTTGGAGCTGA